In Polyangiaceae bacterium, the genomic window GGCTGATCAGCATGAGCGCGACGGACGAGCTCTTGCGCTACGGGCGGGCGGTGCGGGACCGGGTGAGCGCCACCGACGGCTCGGCGGCGCTCACGCCGGAGATCCCGCTGCCCGGGCTCTCCGACGCGCGCAGTCACATGGCGCTGCCGCTCCTGCTCCAGGACAAGTTGGTGGGCGTGCTCGCCGTCGAGAGCCGGGATCCGCTGTGCTTTCAGCGTTGGCACGAGGCGTTCCTGGCCGTGATCGGCAACCAGATCGCCATCGGCATCGACCACATGCAGAGCCGCGACGACGAGGAGCTCGAGCCGCCGAGCCAGCTGGCTCCCGCCCCCGGACCGGCGGCGCAGCGAACACGCGTGTTCCGCTTCTACAAGAACGACGACTGCGTGTTCGTGGACGGCGAGTACTTGATCCGCAACGTGCCCGGCAAGATCCTGTGGAAGATCTTGAAGGAGCACCAGGCGGGGCGAGAGACCGAGTTCTCCAACCGCGAGCTGCGCCTGGACACCACGCTCGGCCTGCCGCCCATCAAGGACAACCTCGAGAGCCGGCTGATCCTCCTGCGCAAGCGGCTCGAGCAGAAGTGTCCGGACGTCCGCATCGTGCCGACGCGCCGGGGCCGCTTCATGCTCGAGGCCACGAGCGCCGTCGTGCTGGAAGAGCGCGAGTGCGGCTGAATCAGGGCTCGAAGCGCAGCATCGGGTTGTGCACCGCGGGGACGCTCTTCAGGTAGTCGTAGATGGCGCCCAGGTCGGCATCGCTCATGCCCGCGTAGAACGTCCAGGGCATCAGCGTGTTCGGCTGCCCGGCTTCGACCCTGGGCGCCGCCTTGGGATCGCGATAGGCGGCGAAGCGCGCGACGAACTCGGCCCGAGTCCAGCGGCCGATGCCGGTCTCCGCATCGGGGGTGATGTTCGCGGAGCGCACCGCACCGCCGGTCGGGAGCGGGATGCGGGTGCCGCCGGCCAGGTACATGCCGGCCTTGGGCTCGTTGCCGTCGCGTTGGGTGTGGCAGTGGGTGCAGCCGCCGACCGTGACCAGGTACTTGCCCGCCGCGAGGGGGTCCTTCGTGCTGTCCGGGCAGGCCCAGGGCTCGGCGGCCTTCGGCAGCGTGCGGATCAGCAGGCTCACCGGGAAGTCCAGCTGCGCCTCCGGCACCGTGCCGGCCTTCGGAGAGAGCGTGCGCAGGTAGGCGACGATGGCGTCGGCGTCGCTCTGGCAGAGGTGTGAGAAGTCCTGCCATGGCATCAGCGGAAAGAGCGCGCGCCCGTCCTGGGCGACTCCGGTGGTCATCGCGCGCGCGACCTCTCCGTCGCTGTGAGCTCCGACGCCGGCCGGGGTGATGTTCGGCGCGTATACGGTGCCCGGCAAGCCGAGCTCCCGGCCGAAGCGCTGTCCGCCCTTGCCCTCCGTGCCCGGCACCAGGGGCCCCGAGTAGCGGGAGAAGTCCCGGCTGGAGTGGCAGTCGGTGCAGCCGGCGACGTGGTTGGCCAGGTAACGCCCACGCTCGACCGCCTCCGGGGTGGCCGACACCGGCGCGTCGCTCGCCGCCGGCGCGTTGGGCAGACCCGCGTAGACGAACCCGAGCCCAGCCCCGAGCAAGGACCCCGGGATCGAGACCGCGACCGAAACCCACTTGAACAGCTTCTTCATGCCCATCTCCGTCGTTCCTCCTGACTCGAGCGAGGATGGGGCTTTGCTGCGGACCGTGTTCCTAAGAGCTTCCTCCGAGCTTCCTATCAATTTCCTATCCAGCCACCCCGCCCCGGACCCAGGGACTTGCGCTGAGATATCCGGGGGTTGTCCGGCCCGACTGCAAGGTCGGCGGCGCGCGCGGCGTTTCTGGGCACGCGGCGGGCGGTAGGCTCGACCCCGGGCGGCAGCACGATTCGGCTGCTCGCGCGTATCAAGGCGGCAAGGCTGATGGAGCGGATTGGCGAGTACCTCGTTCGGCGGCTGGTGGGCGAGGGCGGCATGGGCAAGGTCTACGAGGCCGAGGAGCGCCTCTCCCGCCGGCGCGTCGCGCTGAAGGTGCTCCGGCCCGAGCTCGCCAAGAGCGAGGAGGGGCGCCGTCTGTTCTTGAACGAGATGACGATCCTCGCGCACCTGGACCACCCGAACGTGGTGCGTTGCCTGGCCTGCACCGAGGCGGACGAGCAGCTGGTGATGGCCCTCGAGTACCTCGAAGGCAAGACGCTGCGGGAGTACCTGAACCAACACGGCGCGTTGCCCTGGGAAGAGGCGGTGGACGTCGCGGTGCAGATCGCGTCGGCGCTCTCCGCCGCGCACCGCCAAGAGCCGCCCATCGTGCACCGGGATCTGAAGCCCGAGAACGTGATGATCCTCGACGACGGCGGCGTGAAGGTCATGGACTTCGGCATCGCCAAGGTGCTTCAAGCGCTGAGCAAGACCACGACGCACAGCGTGGGCACGCTGCAGTACATGAGCCCGGAGCAGATCGACGCGACCGGCGTGGACGCGCGCAGCGATCTCTACTGTCTGGGCCTGGTGCTGTACGAGATGCTGGCCGGCAAGCCGCCCTTCGAGTCGCCCTCTCCGCGCGAGCTCTTGAACATGCAGTGCACGCAGGCGCCGCCGCCGCTGGGCGACAAGGTGCGGGGTGCTCTGCCCAAGGGCATCGAGCGCCTGTTGTTCGAGCTGCTCGAGAAGCGCCCCGACGATCGA contains:
- a CDS encoding c-type cytochrome, with amino-acid sequence MKKLFKWVSVAVSIPGSLLGAGLGFVYAGLPNAPAASDAPVSATPEAVERGRYLANHVAGCTDCHSSRDFSRYSGPLVPGTEGKGGQRFGRELGLPGTVYAPNITPAGVGAHSDGEVARAMTTGVAQDGRALFPLMPWQDFSHLCQSDADAIVAYLRTLSPKAGTVPEAQLDFPVSLLIRTLPKAAEPWACPDSTKDPLAAGKYLVTVGGCTHCHTQRDGNEPKAGMYLAGGTRIPLPTGGAVRSANITPDAETGIGRWTRAEFVARFAAYRDPKAAPRVEAGQPNTLMPWTFYAGMSDADLGAIYDYLKSVPAVHNPMLRFEP
- a CDS encoding protein kinase — encoded protein: MERIGEYLVRRLVGEGGMGKVYEAEERLSRRRVALKVLRPELAKSEEGRRLFLNEMTILAHLDHPNVVRCLACTEADEQLVMALEYLEGKTLREYLNQHGALPWEEAVDVAVQIASALSAAHRQEPPIVHRDLKPENVMILDDGGVKVMDFGIAKVLQALSKTTTHSVGTLQYMSPEQIDATGVDARSDLYCLGLVLYEMLAGKPPFESPSPRELLNMQCTQAPPPLGDKVRGALPKGIERLLFELLEKRPDDRPGSAADVLHELEPFAPASGGARRRTRPSATVPAASEREAEATAKKGPEADVAERPAPRPKQDKPRADTIALVEKAAAPRDVPARTGLLIVVLLSLIAGLVTYLVRASGSDDEPRNEPALTANPRSEAR